One genomic region from Candidatus Methylomirabilis tolerans encodes:
- a CDS encoding transcriptional repressor yields MQDKLLQFKQYLSRAGLKATRQRELIARAFFTTTTHVSAEGLYRRVGGRYPRIGLVTVYRTLKLLKNAGLAHERQFGDGRALFEHASSERHHDHIICTECGRITEFANIEIEALQEQVVRRLGFSIQYHKLELYGLCRDCSENISRDLGKVSATGTH; encoded by the coding sequence ATGCAGGATAAACTTCTCCAATTCAAGCAGTACCTGAGTCGAGCCGGGCTGAAGGCAACCCGCCAACGCGAGTTGATCGCGCGGGCCTTCTTCACTACCACGACGCACGTCAGCGCCGAGGGCCTCTACCGTCGGGTGGGGGGTCGGTACCCGCGAATCGGGCTCGTCACCGTCTATCGGACCCTGAAGCTCCTGAAGAACGCCGGGCTCGCTCACGAGCGACAGTTTGGTGATGGGCGCGCCCTGTTCGAACATGCCTCCAGTGAGCGCCACCACGATCACATCATCTGCACCGAGTGCGGCAGGATCACCGAGTTCGCAAATATCGAGATCGAGGCGTTGCAGGAACAGGTCGTCCGTCGATTGGGTTTTTCCATTCAGTATCACAAACTGGAACTGTACGGTCTCTGCCGCGACTGCAGCGAAAACATCAGCAGAGACCTCGGCAAGGTTTCTGCGACCGGGACTCACTGA
- a CDS encoding GNAT family N-acetyltransferase yields MDTSLRNSLDSYETYLVERNHSMGCLVAIAHPFVLFVNDEITVSSYNYADIVPWSAMPSRERIDEVMAHYRARGHSPHFNFTLETAPEGLIKALQSADCALKSHKYVMFQHEPGDPPVPADVRLGQTGPEDMPAAGRILSVSFGSGESAWQEPTLRARLVTRMRAAGMRQLGVWVDGQLAAAVHLHTAVGVGHITGMATAPEFRGRGLAGLLTAYAARCARDEGAAFVALEVATPEAERVYARVGFRRAAERVEYVATA; encoded by the coding sequence ATGGACACATCACTTCGCAATAGCCTGGATTCCTACGAAACCTACCTCGTCGAGCGCAACCACTCCATGGGGTGCCTGGTGGCGATCGCGCACCCATTCGTGCTGTTCGTTAACGACGAGATCACCGTGTCCTCCTACAACTATGCCGACATCGTACCGTGGAGCGCGATGCCAAGTCGTGAGCGCATCGATGAGGTCATGGCGCACTACCGTGCGCGGGGCCACAGTCCGCACTTCAATTTCACGCTTGAAACGGCGCCCGAGGGGCTGATCAAGGCATTGCAGTCGGCGGACTGCGCGCTCAAGTCCCACAAGTACGTGATGTTTCAGCATGAGCCTGGCGATCCGCCGGTGCCGGCAGATGTACGCCTGGGTCAGACAGGACCTGAAGATATGCCGGCCGCCGGGCGCATTCTAAGCGTCAGCTTCGGCTCGGGCGAGTCGGCATGGCAGGAGCCAACGTTACGTGCCCGGCTGGTGACGCGCATGCGTGCGGCTGGCATGCGCCAGCTCGGCGTCTGGGTGGATGGACAGCTTGCCGCAGCGGTACACCTGCATACGGCCGTCGGCGTGGGGCATATCACCGGGATGGCTACCGCTCCAGAGTTCCGCGGGCGCGGCTTGGCCGGCCTGCTCACCGCGTATGCGGCGCGGTGTGCCCGCGACGAAGGCGCCGCATTCGTCGCGCTCGAAGTGGCCACGCCGGAGGCGGAGCGCGTGTACGCGCGCGTCGGGTTCAGACGCGCGGCAGAACGGGTTGAATACGTCGCTACAGCGTAA
- a CDS encoding alpha/beta hydrolase yields MSLTSLGTEAKLHEELSRLIDIHDPAPYNRLMPKVRVGQIELFYQEGGHCEPVVWIHGLGIDHRVWTLQMPLFTQHFRCLAFDNRDTGQSDRTPSSYTIKTMADDALRLMDALAIDKAHVVGLSMGGAIAQELAIAHPTRIKRLVLVSTYTSSDRRGADVLNSFVLMRARFSREEYARATSPWVFTYQNYRIPGLVELAITRFLEDPYFIPADVYAHQVEAAMSHFAEDRLSRIAAPTLIVAGDEDIMTPMRFARTLHQQIPGARLAVIQGGGHALILTHAEEFNQLVLSFLKEP; encoded by the coding sequence ATGTCGCTCACATCCCTCGGCACAGAAGCCAAGCTGCATGAGGAACTCTCCAGATTGATTGACATCCATGACCCGGCTCCTTACAATCGCCTTATGCCAAAGGTCCGGGTCGGTCAGATCGAACTCTTTTACCAGGAAGGCGGCCACTGCGAGCCGGTCGTCTGGATCCACGGGCTCGGCATCGACCACCGGGTCTGGACGCTGCAGATGCCGCTGTTCACTCAGCACTTTCGCTGCCTGGCCTTCGATAACCGCGACACCGGCCAAAGTGACCGCACACCCAGTTCCTACACTATAAAGACCATGGCCGATGATGCCCTCCGCCTGATGGACGCGCTCGCCATTGACAAGGCCCACGTCGTGGGTCTTTCTATGGGTGGAGCGATCGCCCAGGAGTTGGCGATCGCCCATCCTACCAGGATCAAACGACTGGTTCTTGTCTCGACCTACACCTCTTCCGATCGACGCGGCGCTGACGTGCTGAACTCGTTCGTTTTGATGCGGGCCCGCTTCAGCCGGGAAGAGTATGCTCGCGCGACCAGCCCATGGGTCTTCACGTACCAGAACTATCGTATTCCGGGATTGGTGGAGTTGGCTATCACCCGGTTTCTGGAGGATCCATATTTTATCCCAGCCGACGTTTACGCCCACCAAGTCGAGGCCGCGATGAGTCACTTCGCTGAAGATCGCTTGAGCCGGATTGCGGCGCCGACGCTGATTGTGGCCGGCGATGAAGATATCATGACCCCAATGCGTTTTGCCAGGACGCTCCACCAGCAAATCCCAGGCGCCAGGCTGGCAGTGATCCAGGGTGGCGGTCACGCATTGATCCTTACCCACGCCGAGGAGTTTAATCAGCTCGTCCTGTCATTCCTCAAAGAACCCTGA
- a CDS encoding universal stress protein: MMPTYRKLLVVTDLSPIGNTAIPHAYAILAERSGSVILWHAINTDGMPDPLYAQPTPGKTLAEQRTQLRETLFSSLEALIPEEARVEGKVTTEVRVVDTPAPVHEMICQEAITQKADLIVMTSHGYSGMKHMLLGSVAEGVLRLADRPVLVVRSRE, encoded by the coding sequence ATGATGCCAACCTATCGAAAACTGCTGGTGGTCACTGATCTCTCACCTATTGGAAACACCGCCATCCCCCACGCCTATGCCATTTTAGCAGAACGAAGCGGCAGCGTCATCCTTTGGCATGCGATTAATACGGATGGGATGCCGGACCCACTCTATGCTCAGCCCACGCCCGGCAAGACGCTTGCCGAACAGCGAACACAACTCCGGGAAACCTTGTTCTCCTCACTGGAAGCACTTATACCTGAAGAGGCGCGCGTAGAGGGGAAGGTGACAACGGAGGTGCGTGTGGTGGATACCCCTGCACCGGTCCATGAGATGATCTGTCAGGAGGCCATAACCCAGAAGGCAGACCTCATTGTGATGACATCCCACGGCTATTCCGGGATGAAGCACATGCTGCTAGGCTCAGTAGCAGAGGGTGTATTGCGATTAGCCGATCGCCCCGTCCTCGTTGTCCGAAGCCGGGAGTGA
- a CDS encoding metal-sensitive transcriptional regulator — MIDEETKQKAMGRLSRIEGQVQGVQRMVEEGKCCVDILLQLSAVQGALEQVRKILLGRHIESCVAEAMASGRAEDRQKKIEELLDVFSRYGR, encoded by the coding sequence ATGATCGACGAGGAGACGAAGCAAAAGGCGATGGGCCGCTTGAGCCGGATCGAAGGCCAGGTGCAGGGCGTACAGCGGATGGTGGAAGAGGGGAAGTGCTGTGTTGATATCCTACTCCAACTCTCTGCTGTCCAGGGCGCATTGGAGCAGGTTCGTAAGATTCTCCTGGGTCGTCATATCGAATCGTGTGTTGCAGAGGCGATGGCCTCCGGGCGGGCGGAGGATCGTCAGAAGAAGATCGAGGAACTTCTCGATGTCTTCTCGCGCTACGGTCGGTAG
- a CDS encoding geranylgeranyl reductase family protein codes for MRYDSIVVGGGPAGATAALHLAKAGAKVLLLERRRLPRYKACGGCLSRRVERLLPFELDKVNEEPITSLTFTYRGRNPVEATFSEPVAYMVWRDKFDQTLCRQAIEAGAELQDGQAVRAVRASANGVEVDVDGMTATADFVVGADGACSIVARDLFPNRAQPRLVGLDAELPLTSAGEAVLKGRVILDVGRAPGGYCWAFSKRGVASVGVAVDRKAAKQVLPCLTSFLNSGDFRDLRPVRTTGALLPIYHDGTGPIYRGRALLTGDAACLVDPFLGEGIYYAIQSGQMAAQAILTAGSHDGDLSSYQAAVSTAIIPELEAAGRLSRVAHRAPWLWFQVLQWRLGLIEHYRKVLIGETNYRVFEERAWAGIPRPLAMLFGVWGDQGYLNSKHKALGSW; via the coding sequence ATGCGATACGACTCGATCGTGGTTGGTGGCGGCCCTGCCGGGGCAACGGCCGCACTGCATCTGGCAAAGGCGGGCGCCAAGGTGCTGCTGCTGGAGCGGCGGAGACTGCCGCGCTATAAGGCGTGCGGCGGCTGTCTGTCGCGGCGGGTGGAACGGCTGCTTCCGTTCGAGCTGGACAAGGTGAACGAGGAGCCGATCACCAGCCTCACCTTTACCTACCGCGGTCGCAATCCGGTCGAAGCGACCTTTTCGGAGCCGGTGGCCTACATGGTCTGGCGCGACAAGTTCGATCAGACTCTTTGTCGCCAAGCGATTGAGGCTGGAGCCGAGTTGCAGGATGGACAGGCGGTGCGAGCTGTCAGGGCATCGGCGAACGGTGTTGAGGTCGATGTCGATGGGATGACGGCGACCGCAGATTTCGTGGTTGGAGCCGATGGCGCCTGTAGCATCGTCGCTCGGGATCTGTTTCCGAATCGGGCGCAGCCAAGGCTCGTGGGACTGGATGCGGAGTTGCCCTTGACGAGCGCAGGCGAGGCTGTGCTGAAAGGCCGCGTGATTCTCGATGTGGGTCGAGCCCCAGGGGGGTATTGCTGGGCCTTTTCGAAGCGGGGGGTCGCCTCTGTCGGCGTGGCGGTCGACCGCAAGGCAGCGAAGCAGGTCCTGCCGTGCCTGACGAGTTTTCTCAACTCCGGCGACTTCAGAGACCTCAGGCCGGTACGGACCACCGGCGCGCTGCTCCCGATCTATCATGACGGGACCGGCCCGATTTACCGCGGGCGCGCGCTGCTCACAGGCGACGCGGCATGTCTGGTCGATCCCTTTCTTGGGGAAGGAATTTACTACGCTATCCAAAGCGGACAAATGGCCGCGCAGGCTATTCTGACGGCTGGGAGCCACGACGGCGATCTCTCGTCGTATCAGGCGGCGGTATCAACGGCGATCATCCCGGAGCTTGAGGCGGCCGGGCGGCTGAGCCGTGTGGCTCATCGGGCCCCCTGGTTGTGGTTTCAGGTGCTGCAATGGCGTCTCGGACTGATCGAACACTACAGGAAGGTTTTGATCGGCGAGACGAACTACCGTGTGTTCGAGGAGCGAGCCTGGGCTGGGATCCCGCGGCCTCTGGCCATGCTGTTTGGGGTCTGGGGTGATCAAGGCTACCTCAACTCGAAACACAAGGCGTTGGGAAGCTGGTAA
- a CDS encoding heavy metal translocating P-type ATPase — MARDPICGMDVLPEEAAGTSRYRGVDYYFCAVGCKEAFDKSPEQYVTEQSKVQGSTFETPDTMDRGSRFPPPASRTLHVVEIPIRGMTCASCVATIETALSKLSGVKTVSVNFATQQAAISYDPEQVTVDRIVREVQGLGYEAAVAEVVLPIRGMSCASCVQHIEQALQEVSGVVSASVNFATERASVVYLDSATGPTDLRRAIEAAGYSVPDMAAAPMADREKTTRDTEIHLLRSRFLVGAALSVPVLLGSFPGWFPWVPSPLSNPYVLFVLTTPVQFWVGRQFHRGFWMSLKHRTADMNSLVSIGTNAAYLYSAALTFFPAAIAPVGMEAMTYYDTAAILMTLIIMGRWLEAKAKGRTSEAIKTLMGLQAKTARVIRDDLMQDIPVEEVRVGDLVLVRPGEKVPVDGIVREGRSALDESMLTGESLPVEKGPGDQVIGATVNKMGSFKFEATRVGRETVLSQIVRLVEQAQGSKAPIQRLVDKIAGVFVPIVLVIAAATFVVWLLLGGEQAFLVALSNFVAVLVIACPCALGLATPTSIMVGIGKGAEHGILIKNAESLERAYQVNVIIFDKTGTLTVGQPSVTDIVPSSKFKVQSVESDTRHPTPDTLLRLAASAEQGSEHPLGQAIIDHAKAKGLGLAEPQEFKAIPGYGIRAVVEGREVLLGNIALMQQRGIDLAGMGAQVEALSGEGKTPMFVAANGRLLGIVAVADVVKPFSQSAVTALHSLGIEVAMITGDTRRTAEAIARQVGIDRVLAEVLPEHKALEVRRLQEQGKLVAMVGDGINDAPALAQADVGIAIGTGTDVAMEAADVTLIGGDLRSVVTALQLSRLTMRNIQQNLFWAFAYNVVLIPVAAGVLYPLFGMLLSPVLAGAAMALSSVTVVSNALRLRRFQPMIVTASS, encoded by the coding sequence ATGGCAAGGGATCCGATTTGTGGCATGGATGTGCTCCCCGAGGAGGCGGCAGGTACGAGCCGCTACCGAGGGGTGGATTACTATTTCTGCGCAGTGGGCTGTAAGGAGGCGTTCGATAAGTCGCCGGAGCAGTATGTGACGGAACAGTCCAAGGTGCAAGGTTCGACGTTCGAAACCCCGGATACCATGGACCGAGGCTCCCGCTTTCCGCCTCCGGCCTCCCGCACGCTTCATGTCGTTGAGATCCCGATCAGAGGCATGACGTGCGCGTCATGTGTGGCCACAATTGAAACTGCCCTATCGAAGCTCAGCGGTGTCAAGACGGTTAGCGTCAACTTTGCGACACAACAGGCTGCCATCTCGTATGATCCGGAGCAAGTAACCGTCGATCGGATTGTTCGAGAGGTTCAGGGGCTTGGCTACGAGGCGGCCGTCGCAGAGGTCGTCCTGCCGATTCGGGGGATGTCCTGCGCCTCGTGCGTGCAGCACATCGAGCAGGCGTTGCAGGAAGTCTCAGGCGTAGTCTCCGCCTCCGTCAACTTCGCCACGGAACGGGCGAGTGTGGTCTATCTCGACTCCGCCACTGGACCGACTGATCTGCGCCGCGCGATCGAAGCGGCCGGATATAGTGTTCCGGACATGGCGGCCGCCCCTATGGCGGATCGGGAGAAGACGACGCGAGACACGGAGATCCACCTGCTTCGGAGCAGATTTCTGGTTGGGGCGGCGCTCAGCGTCCCGGTCCTCCTGGGCAGCTTTCCGGGCTGGTTTCCATGGGTCCCGTCGCCGCTCTCCAACCCCTACGTCCTCTTCGTTCTCACCACGCCGGTACAGTTCTGGGTCGGCCGGCAGTTCCATCGAGGGTTCTGGATGAGCCTGAAGCATCGTACTGCCGACATGAACAGTCTGGTGTCGATCGGGACGAATGCGGCCTACCTGTACAGTGCGGCGCTCACCTTTTTCCCTGCGGCCATTGCGCCGGTGGGAATGGAGGCGATGACCTACTACGACACCGCAGCCATTCTGATGACCCTGATCATCATGGGGAGATGGCTGGAGGCCAAGGCGAAGGGTCGGACCTCTGAGGCGATCAAGACACTGATGGGGCTGCAGGCCAAGACCGCTCGGGTGATCCGCGACGACCTCATGCAAGACATCCCGGTGGAGGAGGTCCGGGTCGGCGACCTGGTGTTGGTCAGGCCCGGGGAGAAGGTGCCGGTGGACGGGATCGTCCGCGAGGGTCGGTCGGCACTTGATGAGTCGATGCTGACCGGGGAGAGCCTCCCTGTGGAGAAGGGGCCGGGCGACCAGGTGATCGGCGCCACGGTGAATAAGATGGGCAGCTTCAAGTTCGAGGCGACCAGGGTTGGACGGGAGACTGTCCTTTCTCAGATCGTTCGATTGGTTGAGCAGGCCCAGGGATCGAAGGCGCCCATCCAGCGGCTGGTCGATAAGATCGCCGGAGTCTTTGTGCCGATCGTCCTGGTTATAGCAGCCGCAACCTTCGTCGTCTGGCTGCTGTTAGGAGGAGAGCAGGCATTTCTCGTTGCCCTCTCGAACTTCGTGGCCGTGCTGGTGATTGCCTGCCCCTGCGCCCTGGGTCTTGCGACGCCTACGTCGATTATGGTCGGCATCGGGAAGGGGGCAGAGCACGGTATCCTGATCAAGAATGCCGAGAGCCTTGAACGGGCCTACCAGGTGAACGTGATCATTTTCGATAAAACCGGCACGCTGACCGTCGGTCAACCATCGGTCACGGACATTGTGCCAAGTTCAAAGTTCAAAGTTCAAAGCGTGGAATCCGACACCCGACACCCGACACCAGACACCCTGCTCCGACTGGCGGCCTCGGCGGAACAGGGCTCCGAACACCCACTTGGGCAGGCGATCATTGATCACGCCAAGGCGAAGGGGCTTGGCCTCGCCGAACCGCAGGAGTTCAAGGCGATCCCTGGATACGGGATCAGGGCCGTCGTGGAGGGGCGCGAGGTCCTGCTCGGCAATATTGCCCTGATGCAGCAGCGTGGGATTGACCTTGCCGGGATGGGCGCGCAGGTGGAGGCGCTCTCGGGGGAGGGGAAGACGCCGATGTTCGTTGCCGCCAATGGCCGGCTCCTCGGCATCGTGGCTGTGGCCGACGTCGTCAAACCGTTTTCGCAGTCGGCTGTAACGGCCCTTCATAGCCTGGGCATCGAGGTCGCGATGATCACCGGCGATACCCGTCGGACCGCCGAGGCGATTGCCAGGCAGGTCGGGATCGATCGGGTCCTGGCCGAGGTCCTGCCGGAACATAAGGCGTTAGAGGTTCGACGACTTCAGGAGCAGGGGAAGCTGGTGGCGATGGTGGGCGATGGAATCAATGACGCCCCCGCATTGGCCCAGGCCGATGTCGGGATCGCCATCGGAACAGGGACCGATGTGGCGATGGAAGCGGCCGATGTCACTTTGATCGGTGGCGACCTGCGAAGCGTTGTGACGGCGCTCCAGTTGAGTCGGCTGACAATGCGGAACATTCAGCAGAACCTGTTTTGGGCATTTGCGTATAATGTGGTCCTGATCCCGGTGGCCGCCGGTGTCCTGTACCCGTTGTTTGGGATGCTGTTGAGCCCGGTTCTGGCCGGCGCAGCTATGGCGCTCTCCTCAGTCACTGTGGTCAGTAATGCCCTCCGGTTGCGGAGGTTTCAGCCTATGATCGTGACGGCGTCTTCATAG
- a CDS encoding PCYCGC domain-containing protein, with translation MEQDEVEQPDRRLALRILAGGLFGLLIGPVAGWAAGRDSMMQVIPRRPRPATPSPALFDGKLAQTYRIAREVPELLEQMPCYCGCGNMANHQNNLDCYVDRHADT, from the coding sequence ATGGAACAGGATGAAGTGGAACAGCCTGACCGACGATTGGCTCTCAGGATCCTTGCCGGGGGTCTGTTCGGCCTCCTCATTGGACCTGTCGCTGGTTGGGCAGCCGGCCGCGATAGTATGATGCAGGTAATCCCGAGACGACCGCGGCCGGCCACGCCATCGCCGGCACTGTTCGATGGGAAACTGGCACAGACCTATCGGATCGCCAGGGAAGTGCCGGAGTTGCTCGAGCAGATGCCGTGCTATTGTGGCTGCGGCAACATGGCCAATCATCAGAACAACCTGGATTGCTACGTAGACCGGCATGCGGACACGTGA
- a CDS encoding YHS domain-containing protein: MAKDPVCKMTVDEKQAAATAVYRDVTYYFCAVGCKRAFEQSPEKYISKQ, encoded by the coding sequence ATGGCGAAAGATCCCGTATGTAAGATGACGGTGGATGAAAAGCAAGCGGCGGCCACAGCCGTCTATCGAGATGTAACGTACTATTTCTGCGCGGTAGGCTGCAAGCGGGCCTTCGAGCAGTCTCCGGAGAAATATATCTCGAAACAATAG
- a CDS encoding trypsin-like peptidase domain-containing protein, with protein sequence MRAHFRIQAQRTVLTALFTVGYLAVGIDAWAQKTQAEGPSLSPEEQIVISVYKHASPGVVHITSTAMAYDVFFNPVPQKGSGTGFIVDDRGYILTNNHVVEEADSLEVTLTDKSKVSAKLIGRDPSNDLAVIKISVPREKLFPLKLGSSDALQVGQMAIAIGNPFGLDRTVTRGVVSSMGRTLRSGSGRQIRGIIQTDAPINPGNSGGPLLNSRGEVIGINSAIYTPSGGSVGIGFAIPIDTAKRLLPQLIAKGRISHPWLGVAGLDITSEVASALKLPVRQGIVVMQVSPKGPVDRAGIRGSTRKARVGNMLVGVGGDIIVAVEGRKVTSIDDLTAFLDGERKVGDQVKIEVLRDGRPLALSVRLGELPEK encoded by the coding sequence TTGCGTGCCCACTTCCGCATTCAGGCACAGCGCACAGTGTTGACTGCGCTCTTCACTGTTGGCTACCTCGCAGTCGGGATCGACGCTTGGGCACAAAAAACGCAAGCGGAAGGCCCTAGTCTCAGCCCCGAGGAACAGATCGTCATATCAGTCTATAAACATGCGAGCCCCGGCGTCGTTCACATTACCAGCACCGCCATGGCGTACGATGTGTTCTTCAACCCGGTGCCTCAGAAAGGGTCTGGTACGGGCTTTATTGTGGATGACCGGGGATATATCCTGACCAACAACCATGTGGTGGAAGAGGCCGACAGCCTGGAGGTGACGCTTACCGATAAGAGTAAAGTGTCGGCAAAGCTGATTGGCCGTGATCCAAGCAACGATCTGGCCGTGATTAAAATCTCCGTTCCCAGGGAGAAGCTGTTCCCCTTAAAGTTGGGAAGTAGCGATGCCTTGCAGGTGGGGCAGATGGCCATTGCTATCGGCAATCCGTTCGGCCTGGATCGAACCGTCACCCGCGGCGTTGTCAGTTCGATGGGTCGGACGCTCCGCTCCGGGAGCGGACGCCAGATTCGAGGCATCATCCAGACCGATGCGCCGATCAATCCCGGCAATTCAGGCGGACCGCTGCTGAACTCCAGGGGCGAAGTCATCGGGATCAATAGCGCTATTTACACACCGAGCGGCGGGTCTGTCGGAATCGGTTTTGCCATCCCCATCGATACGGCGAAGCGGCTGCTTCCCCAGTTGATCGCCAAGGGGCGAATCAGCCATCCCTGGCTGGGCGTTGCCGGTCTGGACATCACGTCGGAGGTGGCCAGCGCCCTGAAGCTTCCGGTTCGGCAGGGGATCGTGGTGATGCAGGTCTCTCCAAAAGGTCCGGTGGACCGTGCCGGTATCAGGGGAAGCACAAGAAAGGCACGGGTCGGTAACATGCTGGTCGGTGTGGGAGGGGACATCATCGTTGCGGTCGAAGGCCGAAAGGTGACATCGATAGACGACCTGACGGCTTTTCTGGATGGGGAACGGAAGGTGGGAGATCAGGTGAAGATCGAGGTTCTCAGGGATGGCCGACCACTCGCTCTATCGGTTCGACTGGGAGAGCTGCCTGAGAAATGA
- a CDS encoding DUF192 domain-containing protein, giving the protein MKTVQRLFKGFSFLFPLLLYALRVSDASALQGGEVVIDGRVTIAVEVAQNAQEQARGLGGRTSLPKGRGMLFPFDAAKPREFWMKGMLIPIDILWIREGKIVAINASIAPPRSHETPAIVSHVADLVLEVPAGFALEMGIKVGQAVHVRNEKSRD; this is encoded by the coding sequence ATGAAGACGGTTCAGCGTCTCTTCAAGGGGTTCTCGTTCTTGTTCCCTCTTCTGCTCTACGCGCTTCGGGTCTCCGATGCCTCAGCTCTTCAAGGGGGCGAGGTAGTCATTGACGGTCGAGTGACGATTGCTGTTGAGGTGGCGCAGAACGCGCAGGAGCAGGCCAGAGGGTTGGGGGGCCGAACATCACTTCCGAAAGGCAGAGGGATGCTCTTCCCATTTGATGCGGCGAAGCCCAGGGAGTTCTGGATGAAGGGGATGCTGATTCCGATCGATATTCTCTGGATTCGAGAAGGCAAGATCGTGGCAATTAACGCGAGCATTGCGCCGCCGCGCTCACATGAGACGCCCGCTATCGTCAGCCATGTGGCCGATCTGGTACTGGAAGTGCCGGCAGGCTTTGCTCTGGAGATGGGTATCAAGGTGGGTCAGGCGGTCCATGTCAGAAATGAAAAATCGAGGGATTAG
- a CDS encoding insulinase family protein, with product MTQGLAEAQVTARVTESMLENGLKILLLEEHKASVVTVHIWYRVGARNEQPGTTGLSHLLEHMMFKGTSKVGPGQFSRTIRKNGGRDNAFTSEDYTGYFETFASDRIDLALKLEADRMRNLLLDPKEIEAEKKVVMEERRLRTEDDPVSALREAMGAAAFQAHPYRQPVIGWMTDIERLAREDLARYYDTYYVPNNAVLVAVGDFKSDELLPKIRHHFGPIPRGAQPPSVRAVEPEQRGERRLFLRKEAELPFVFMGYHVPNLKHPDNFALEVLAYILSGGKSARIYKSLVYEKQLALFAGGGYDRESIDPNLFPLYASVMPGKTAEEVEQALTAEIELVKNEPIPDRELQKAKNQIEAGFLFGQDSVFNLARQLAEYEIVADWRAWEAYLPGIRAVTAADLQRVAKAYLTPDHRTVAVLIPEKIKK from the coding sequence CTGACCCAGGGCCTCGCGGAGGCGCAAGTCACGGCCAGGGTGACGGAGTCAATGCTTGAGAACGGACTGAAAATTCTGCTGCTTGAAGAGCACAAGGCGTCTGTGGTTACAGTCCATATTTGGTATCGGGTCGGCGCGCGCAACGAGCAACCCGGAACCACCGGCCTGTCCCATCTGTTGGAGCATATGATGTTCAAGGGGACCTCGAAAGTCGGTCCGGGGCAGTTTTCGAGAACCATTAGAAAGAACGGCGGTCGCGATAACGCGTTTACCAGCGAGGATTATACCGGCTACTTTGAGACGTTCGCCTCGGATCGGATTGATCTGGCCCTGAAGCTTGAGGCCGATCGGATGCGTAATCTGCTGCTCGATCCGAAAGAGATAGAGGCGGAGAAGAAGGTGGTCATGGAGGAGCGACGGTTACGGACCGAAGACGATCCTGTCTCGGCTTTGAGGGAGGCGATGGGGGCTGCTGCATTTCAGGCGCACCCGTACCGGCAGCCTGTCATCGGCTGGATGACTGATATTGAGAGGCTGGCGCGGGAGGATCTGGCGCGCTACTACGATACCTACTATGTGCCGAATAACGCTGTACTGGTCGCAGTCGGTGATTTTAAAAGCGACGAACTGCTTCCAAAGATTCGACATCATTTCGGCCCGATTCCGCGAGGCGCCCAGCCGCCATCGGTCCGCGCTGTGGAACCAGAACAGCGGGGAGAGCGGAGACTTTTCCTGAGGAAAGAGGCGGAACTGCCATTTGTGTTTATGGGGTACCACGTTCCGAATCTGAAACATCCTGATAACTTTGCGCTCGAGGTGCTGGCCTATATCCTGTCCGGTGGTAAGAGCGCTAGGATTTATAAGAGCCTGGTCTACGAGAAACAGCTCGCCCTGTTTGCCGGCGGGGGGTATGACCGGGAAAGTATCGATCCGAACCTGTTCCCGCTTTACGCCAGCGTGATGCCGGGCAAAACGGCTGAAGAGGTTGAACAGGCCCTGACGGCGGAGATCGAACTCGTGAAGAATGAGCCTATCCCGGACCGGGAGTTGCAGAAGGCCAAGAATCAGATCGAAGCCGGCTTCCTGTTCGGGCAGGATTCGGTATTTAATCTTGCCAGGCAACTGGCAGAGTATGAGATTGTGGCCGACTGGCGCGCGTGGGAGGCGTACCTCCCAGGTATTCGCGCTGTCACGGCGGCAGATCTGCAGCGGGTCGCGAAAGCTTACCTGACGCCGGATCACCGCACCGTCGCGGTGCTGATCCCGGAGAAAATAAAGAAGTAG